The Chlorocebus sabaeus isolate Y175 chromosome 1, mChlSab1.0.hap1, whole genome shotgun sequence genome includes a region encoding these proteins:
- the DPP3 gene encoding dipeptidyl peptidase 3 isoform X2, with protein sequence MGEPEAGSEFANGAAAAGPMADTQYILPNDIGVSSLDCREAFRLLSPTERLYAHHLSRAAWYGGLAVLLQTSPEAPYIYALLSRLFRAQDPDQLRQHALAEGLTEEEYQAFLVYAAGVYSNMGNYKSFGDTKFVPNLPKEKLEQVILGSEAAQQHPEEVRGLWQTCGELMFSLEPRLRHLGLGKEGITTYFSGNCTMEDAKLAQDFLDSQNLSAYNTRLFKEVDGEGKPHYEVRLASVLGSEPSLDSEMTSKLKSYEFRGSPFQVTRGDYAPILQKVVEQLEKAKVYAANGHQGQMLAQYIESFTQGSIEAHKRGSRFWIQDKGPIVESYIGFIESYRDPFGSRGEFEGFVAVVNKAMSAKFERLVASAEQLLKELPWPPAFEKDKFLTPDFTSLDVLTFAGSGIPAGINIPNYDDLRQTEGFKNVSLGNVLAVAYDTQREKLTFLEEDDKDLYILWKGPSFDVQVGLHELLGHGSGKLFVQDEKGAFNFDQETVINPETGEQIQSWYRSGETWDSKFSTIASSYEECRAESVGLYLCLHPEVLEIFGFEGADAEDVIYVNWLNMVRAGLLALEFYTPEASNWRQAHMQARFVILRVLLEAGEGLVTITPTTGSDGRPDARVRLDRSKIRSVGKPALERFLRRLQVLKSTGDVAGGRALYEGYAAVTDTPPECFLTLRDTVLLRKESRKLIVQPNTRLEDSDVQLLEYEASAAGLIRSFSERFPEDGPELEEILTQLATADARFWKGPSEAPSGQA encoded by the exons ATGGGGGAGCCGGAAGCAGGAAGTGAGTTTGCGAACGGAGCAGCTGCTGCAG GGCCCATGGCGGACACCCAGTACATCCTGCCCAATGACATCGGCGTGTCTAGCCTGGACTGCCGTGAGGCCTTCCGCCTGCTGTCACCCACAGAGCGCCTCTATGCCCACCACCTGTCCCGTGCTGCCTGGTATGGAGGCCTGGCTGTGCTGCTTCAGACCTCCCCCGAGGCCCCTTACATCTATGCTCTGCTCAGCCGCCTCTTCCGCGCGCAGGACCCCGACCAGCTGCGCCAACATGCCCTGGCTGAGGGCCTTACCGAGGAGGAGTATCAG GCGTTCCTGGTCTATGCCGCGGGTGTTTACTCCAACATGGGCAACTACAAGTCCTTTGGTGACACCAAGTTTGTTCCCAACTTGCCCAAG GAAAAGCTGGAACAGGTGATCCTAGGGAGTGAGGCCGCTCAGCAGCACCCCGAAGAAGTCAGGGGCCTCTGGCAGACCTGTGGGGAGCTTATGTTCTCTCTGGAGCCAAGGCTTCGACACCTCGGACTGGGGAAGGAG GGAATCACCACCTATTTCTCTGGGAATTGTACCATGGAAGATGCCAAATTGGCCCAGGACTTTCTGGACTCACAG AACCTCAGTGCCTATAACACCCGGCTCTTCAAAGAGGTTGATGGAGAAGGGAAGCCCCACTACGAGGTGCGGCTGGCTTCTGTGCTTGGCTCAG AGCCTTCCCTGGACTCTGAGATGACTTCCAAGCTGAAGAGCTATGAATTCCGGGGAAGCCCTTTCCAGGTGACCCGAGGGGACTATGCGCCCATCCTCCAGAAGGTGGTGGAGCAGCTGGAGAAAGCCAAG GTGTATGCAGCCAATGGCCACCAGGGGCAGATGCTGGCCCAGTATATAGAGAGCTTCACCCAGGGCTCCATCGAGGCCCACAAGAGGGGCTCCCGCTTCTGGATCCAGGACAAAGGCCCCATCGTGGAGAG TTACATCGGGTTCATCGAGAGCTACCGTGACCCCTTTGGTTCCCGAGGAGAATTTGAAG gTTTCGTAGCTGTGGTGAACAAGGCCATGAGTGCCAAGTTTGAGCGGCTAGTGGCGAGTGCAGAGCAGCTGCTGAAGGAGCTGCCCTGGCCCCCAGCCTTTGAGAAGGACAAGTTCCTCACCCCCGACTTCACCTCCCTGGATGTTCTCACCTTTGCTGGCTCCGGCATCCCTGCTGGTATCAATATCCCCAACT ACGATGACCTGAGGCAGACGGAAGGCTTTAAGAACGTGTCGCTGGGGAATGTGCTGGCTGTGGCCTACGACACGCAGCGGGAGAAGCTCACCTTTCTGGAGGAGGATGACAAG GATCTGTACATCCTCTGGAAGGGGCCCTCCTTCGATGTGCAGGTGGGCCTGCATGAGCTGCTGGGCCATGGCAGTGGCAAGCTCTTCGTACAG GATGAAAAAGGAGCATTCAACTTTGACCAGGAGACAGTGATCAACCCAGAGACGGGCGAGCAG ATTCAGAGCTGGTATCGGAGCGGGGAGACCTGGGACAGCAAGTTCAGCACCATCGCCTCCAGCTACGAAGAGTGCCGGGCTGAGAGCGTGGGCCTCTACCTCTGTCTCCACCCGGAAGTGCTGGA GATCTTTGGCTTTGAGGGGGCTGATGCAGAGGACGTGATCTACGTGAACTGGCTCAACATGGTTCGGGCCGGGCTGCTCGCTCTGGAGTTCTACACACCTGAGGCCTCCAACTGGCGACAG GCCCATATGCAGGCCCGGTTTGTGATCCTGAGAGTCTTGCTGGAGGCTGGCGAGGGACTCGTTACCATCACTCCCACCACAGGCTCTGATGGGCGCCCAGATGCCCGGGTCCGCCTCGACCGCAGCAAGATCCGGTCTGTGGGCAAGCCTGCTCTAGAGCGCTTCCTGCGGAGGCTTCAG GTGCTGAAGTCCACAGGGGATGTGGCTGGAGGGCGGGCCCTGTACGAGGGGTATGCGGCAGTCACTGATACGCCCCCGGAGTGCTTCCTCACCCTCAGGGACACAGTGCTGCTGCGTAAGGAATCTCGGAAGCTCATCGTTCAGCCCAACACTCGCCTTGAAG
- the DPP3 gene encoding dipeptidyl peptidase 3 isoform X1 — protein sequence MGEPEAGSEFANGAAAAAGPMADTQYILPNDIGVSSLDCREAFRLLSPTERLYAHHLSRAAWYGGLAVLLQTSPEAPYIYALLSRLFRAQDPDQLRQHALAEGLTEEEYQAFLVYAAGVYSNMGNYKSFGDTKFVPNLPKEKLEQVILGSEAAQQHPEEVRGLWQTCGELMFSLEPRLRHLGLGKEGITTYFSGNCTMEDAKLAQDFLDSQNLSAYNTRLFKEVDGEGKPHYEVRLASVLGSEPSLDSEMTSKLKSYEFRGSPFQVTRGDYAPILQKVVEQLEKAKVYAANGHQGQMLAQYIESFTQGSIEAHKRGSRFWIQDKGPIVESYIGFIESYRDPFGSRGEFEGFVAVVNKAMSAKFERLVASAEQLLKELPWPPAFEKDKFLTPDFTSLDVLTFAGSGIPAGINIPNYDDLRQTEGFKNVSLGNVLAVAYDTQREKLTFLEEDDKDLYILWKGPSFDVQVGLHELLGHGSGKLFVQDEKGAFNFDQETVINPETGEQIQSWYRSGETWDSKFSTIASSYEECRAESVGLYLCLHPEVLEIFGFEGADAEDVIYVNWLNMVRAGLLALEFYTPEASNWRQAHMQARFVILRVLLEAGEGLVTITPTTGSDGRPDARVRLDRSKIRSVGKPALERFLRRLQVLKSTGDVAGGRALYEGYAAVTDTPPECFLTLRDTVLLRKESRKLIVQPNTRLEDSDVQLLEYEASAAGLIRSFSERFPEDGPELEEILTQLATADARFWKGPSEAPSGQA from the exons ATGGGGGAGCCGGAAGCAGGAAGTGAGTTTGCGAACGGAGCAGCTGCTGCAG CAGGGCCCATGGCGGACACCCAGTACATCCTGCCCAATGACATCGGCGTGTCTAGCCTGGACTGCCGTGAGGCCTTCCGCCTGCTGTCACCCACAGAGCGCCTCTATGCCCACCACCTGTCCCGTGCTGCCTGGTATGGAGGCCTGGCTGTGCTGCTTCAGACCTCCCCCGAGGCCCCTTACATCTATGCTCTGCTCAGCCGCCTCTTCCGCGCGCAGGACCCCGACCAGCTGCGCCAACATGCCCTGGCTGAGGGCCTTACCGAGGAGGAGTATCAG GCGTTCCTGGTCTATGCCGCGGGTGTTTACTCCAACATGGGCAACTACAAGTCCTTTGGTGACACCAAGTTTGTTCCCAACTTGCCCAAG GAAAAGCTGGAACAGGTGATCCTAGGGAGTGAGGCCGCTCAGCAGCACCCCGAAGAAGTCAGGGGCCTCTGGCAGACCTGTGGGGAGCTTATGTTCTCTCTGGAGCCAAGGCTTCGACACCTCGGACTGGGGAAGGAG GGAATCACCACCTATTTCTCTGGGAATTGTACCATGGAAGATGCCAAATTGGCCCAGGACTTTCTGGACTCACAG AACCTCAGTGCCTATAACACCCGGCTCTTCAAAGAGGTTGATGGAGAAGGGAAGCCCCACTACGAGGTGCGGCTGGCTTCTGTGCTTGGCTCAG AGCCTTCCCTGGACTCTGAGATGACTTCCAAGCTGAAGAGCTATGAATTCCGGGGAAGCCCTTTCCAGGTGACCCGAGGGGACTATGCGCCCATCCTCCAGAAGGTGGTGGAGCAGCTGGAGAAAGCCAAG GTGTATGCAGCCAATGGCCACCAGGGGCAGATGCTGGCCCAGTATATAGAGAGCTTCACCCAGGGCTCCATCGAGGCCCACAAGAGGGGCTCCCGCTTCTGGATCCAGGACAAAGGCCCCATCGTGGAGAG TTACATCGGGTTCATCGAGAGCTACCGTGACCCCTTTGGTTCCCGAGGAGAATTTGAAG gTTTCGTAGCTGTGGTGAACAAGGCCATGAGTGCCAAGTTTGAGCGGCTAGTGGCGAGTGCAGAGCAGCTGCTGAAGGAGCTGCCCTGGCCCCCAGCCTTTGAGAAGGACAAGTTCCTCACCCCCGACTTCACCTCCCTGGATGTTCTCACCTTTGCTGGCTCCGGCATCCCTGCTGGTATCAATATCCCCAACT ACGATGACCTGAGGCAGACGGAAGGCTTTAAGAACGTGTCGCTGGGGAATGTGCTGGCTGTGGCCTACGACACGCAGCGGGAGAAGCTCACCTTTCTGGAGGAGGATGACAAG GATCTGTACATCCTCTGGAAGGGGCCCTCCTTCGATGTGCAGGTGGGCCTGCATGAGCTGCTGGGCCATGGCAGTGGCAAGCTCTTCGTACAG GATGAAAAAGGAGCATTCAACTTTGACCAGGAGACAGTGATCAACCCAGAGACGGGCGAGCAG ATTCAGAGCTGGTATCGGAGCGGGGAGACCTGGGACAGCAAGTTCAGCACCATCGCCTCCAGCTACGAAGAGTGCCGGGCTGAGAGCGTGGGCCTCTACCTCTGTCTCCACCCGGAAGTGCTGGA GATCTTTGGCTTTGAGGGGGCTGATGCAGAGGACGTGATCTACGTGAACTGGCTCAACATGGTTCGGGCCGGGCTGCTCGCTCTGGAGTTCTACACACCTGAGGCCTCCAACTGGCGACAG GCCCATATGCAGGCCCGGTTTGTGATCCTGAGAGTCTTGCTGGAGGCTGGCGAGGGACTCGTTACCATCACTCCCACCACAGGCTCTGATGGGCGCCCAGATGCCCGGGTCCGCCTCGACCGCAGCAAGATCCGGTCTGTGGGCAAGCCTGCTCTAGAGCGCTTCCTGCGGAGGCTTCAG GTGCTGAAGTCCACAGGGGATGTGGCTGGAGGGCGGGCCCTGTACGAGGGGTATGCGGCAGTCACTGATACGCCCCCGGAGTGCTTCCTCACCCTCAGGGACACAGTGCTGCTGCGTAAGGAATCTCGGAAGCTCATCGTTCAGCCCAACACTCGCCTTGAAG
- the DPP3 gene encoding dipeptidyl peptidase 3 isoform X4, whose protein sequence is MGEPEAGSEFANGAAAAAGPMADTQYILPNDIGVSSLDCREAFRLLSPTERLYAHHLSRAAWYGGLAVLLQTSPEAPYIYALLSRLFRAQDPDQLRQHALAEGLTEEEYQAFLVYAAGVYSNMGNYKSFGDTKFVPNLPKEKLEQVILGSEAAQQHPEEVRGLWQTCGELMFSLEPRLRHLGLGKEGITTYFSGNCTMEDAKLAQDFLDSQNLSAYNTRLFKEVDGEGKPHYEVRLASVLGSEPSLDSEMTSKLKSYEFRGSPFQVTRGDYAPILQKVVEQLEKAKVYAANGHQGQMLAQYIESFTQGSIEAHKRGSRFWIQDKGPIVESYIGFIESYRDPFGSRGEFEGFVAVVNKAMSAKFERLVASAEQLLKELPWPPAFEKDKFLTPDFTSLDVLTFAGSGIPAGINIPNYDDLRQTEGFKNVSLGNVLAVAYDTQREKLTFLEEDDKDEKGAFNFDQETVINPETGEQIQSWYRSGETWDSKFSTIASSYEECRAESVGLYLCLHPEVLEIFGFEGADAEDVIYVNWLNMVRAGLLALEFYTPEASNWRQAHMQARFVILRVLLEAGEGLVTITPTTGSDGRPDARVRLDRSKIRSVGKPALERFLRRLQVLKSTGDVAGGRALYEGYAAVTDTPPECFLTLRDTVLLRKESRKLIVQPNTRLEDSDVQLLEYEASAAGLIRSFSERFPEDGPELEEILTQLATADARFWKGPSEAPSGQA, encoded by the exons ATGGGGGAGCCGGAAGCAGGAAGTGAGTTTGCGAACGGAGCAGCTGCTGCAG CAGGGCCCATGGCGGACACCCAGTACATCCTGCCCAATGACATCGGCGTGTCTAGCCTGGACTGCCGTGAGGCCTTCCGCCTGCTGTCACCCACAGAGCGCCTCTATGCCCACCACCTGTCCCGTGCTGCCTGGTATGGAGGCCTGGCTGTGCTGCTTCAGACCTCCCCCGAGGCCCCTTACATCTATGCTCTGCTCAGCCGCCTCTTCCGCGCGCAGGACCCCGACCAGCTGCGCCAACATGCCCTGGCTGAGGGCCTTACCGAGGAGGAGTATCAG GCGTTCCTGGTCTATGCCGCGGGTGTTTACTCCAACATGGGCAACTACAAGTCCTTTGGTGACACCAAGTTTGTTCCCAACTTGCCCAAG GAAAAGCTGGAACAGGTGATCCTAGGGAGTGAGGCCGCTCAGCAGCACCCCGAAGAAGTCAGGGGCCTCTGGCAGACCTGTGGGGAGCTTATGTTCTCTCTGGAGCCAAGGCTTCGACACCTCGGACTGGGGAAGGAG GGAATCACCACCTATTTCTCTGGGAATTGTACCATGGAAGATGCCAAATTGGCCCAGGACTTTCTGGACTCACAG AACCTCAGTGCCTATAACACCCGGCTCTTCAAAGAGGTTGATGGAGAAGGGAAGCCCCACTACGAGGTGCGGCTGGCTTCTGTGCTTGGCTCAG AGCCTTCCCTGGACTCTGAGATGACTTCCAAGCTGAAGAGCTATGAATTCCGGGGAAGCCCTTTCCAGGTGACCCGAGGGGACTATGCGCCCATCCTCCAGAAGGTGGTGGAGCAGCTGGAGAAAGCCAAG GTGTATGCAGCCAATGGCCACCAGGGGCAGATGCTGGCCCAGTATATAGAGAGCTTCACCCAGGGCTCCATCGAGGCCCACAAGAGGGGCTCCCGCTTCTGGATCCAGGACAAAGGCCCCATCGTGGAGAG TTACATCGGGTTCATCGAGAGCTACCGTGACCCCTTTGGTTCCCGAGGAGAATTTGAAG gTTTCGTAGCTGTGGTGAACAAGGCCATGAGTGCCAAGTTTGAGCGGCTAGTGGCGAGTGCAGAGCAGCTGCTGAAGGAGCTGCCCTGGCCCCCAGCCTTTGAGAAGGACAAGTTCCTCACCCCCGACTTCACCTCCCTGGATGTTCTCACCTTTGCTGGCTCCGGCATCCCTGCTGGTATCAATATCCCCAACT ACGATGACCTGAGGCAGACGGAAGGCTTTAAGAACGTGTCGCTGGGGAATGTGCTGGCTGTGGCCTACGACACGCAGCGGGAGAAGCTCACCTTTCTGGAGGAGGATGACAAG GATGAAAAAGGAGCATTCAACTTTGACCAGGAGACAGTGATCAACCCAGAGACGGGCGAGCAG ATTCAGAGCTGGTATCGGAGCGGGGAGACCTGGGACAGCAAGTTCAGCACCATCGCCTCCAGCTACGAAGAGTGCCGGGCTGAGAGCGTGGGCCTCTACCTCTGTCTCCACCCGGAAGTGCTGGA GATCTTTGGCTTTGAGGGGGCTGATGCAGAGGACGTGATCTACGTGAACTGGCTCAACATGGTTCGGGCCGGGCTGCTCGCTCTGGAGTTCTACACACCTGAGGCCTCCAACTGGCGACAG GCCCATATGCAGGCCCGGTTTGTGATCCTGAGAGTCTTGCTGGAGGCTGGCGAGGGACTCGTTACCATCACTCCCACCACAGGCTCTGATGGGCGCCCAGATGCCCGGGTCCGCCTCGACCGCAGCAAGATCCGGTCTGTGGGCAAGCCTGCTCTAGAGCGCTTCCTGCGGAGGCTTCAG GTGCTGAAGTCCACAGGGGATGTGGCTGGAGGGCGGGCCCTGTACGAGGGGTATGCGGCAGTCACTGATACGCCCCCGGAGTGCTTCCTCACCCTCAGGGACACAGTGCTGCTGCGTAAGGAATCTCGGAAGCTCATCGTTCAGCCCAACACTCGCCTTGAAG
- the DPP3 gene encoding dipeptidyl peptidase 3 isoform X3: MADTQYILPNDIGVSSLDCREAFRLLSPTERLYAHHLSRAAWYGGLAVLLQTSPEAPYIYALLSRLFRAQDPDQLRQHALAEGLTEEEYQAFLVYAAGVYSNMGNYKSFGDTKFVPNLPKEKLEQVILGSEAAQQHPEEVRGLWQTCGELMFSLEPRLRHLGLGKEGITTYFSGNCTMEDAKLAQDFLDSQNLSAYNTRLFKEVDGEGKPHYEVRLASVLGSEPSLDSEMTSKLKSYEFRGSPFQVTRGDYAPILQKVVEQLEKAKVYAANGHQGQMLAQYIESFTQGSIEAHKRGSRFWIQDKGPIVESYIGFIESYRDPFGSRGEFEGFVAVVNKAMSAKFERLVASAEQLLKELPWPPAFEKDKFLTPDFTSLDVLTFAGSGIPAGINIPNYDDLRQTEGFKNVSLGNVLAVAYDTQREKLTFLEEDDKDLYILWKGPSFDVQVGLHELLGHGSGKLFVQDEKGAFNFDQETVINPETGEQIQSWYRSGETWDSKFSTIASSYEECRAESVGLYLCLHPEVLEIFGFEGADAEDVIYVNWLNMVRAGLLALEFYTPEASNWRQAHMQARFVILRVLLEAGEGLVTITPTTGSDGRPDARVRLDRSKIRSVGKPALERFLRRLQVLKSTGDVAGGRALYEGYAAVTDTPPECFLTLRDTVLLRKESRKLIVQPNTRLEDSDVQLLEYEASAAGLIRSFSERFPEDGPELEEILTQLATADARFWKGPSEAPSGQA; the protein is encoded by the exons ATGGCGGACACCCAGTACATCCTGCCCAATGACATCGGCGTGTCTAGCCTGGACTGCCGTGAGGCCTTCCGCCTGCTGTCACCCACAGAGCGCCTCTATGCCCACCACCTGTCCCGTGCTGCCTGGTATGGAGGCCTGGCTGTGCTGCTTCAGACCTCCCCCGAGGCCCCTTACATCTATGCTCTGCTCAGCCGCCTCTTCCGCGCGCAGGACCCCGACCAGCTGCGCCAACATGCCCTGGCTGAGGGCCTTACCGAGGAGGAGTATCAG GCGTTCCTGGTCTATGCCGCGGGTGTTTACTCCAACATGGGCAACTACAAGTCCTTTGGTGACACCAAGTTTGTTCCCAACTTGCCCAAG GAAAAGCTGGAACAGGTGATCCTAGGGAGTGAGGCCGCTCAGCAGCACCCCGAAGAAGTCAGGGGCCTCTGGCAGACCTGTGGGGAGCTTATGTTCTCTCTGGAGCCAAGGCTTCGACACCTCGGACTGGGGAAGGAG GGAATCACCACCTATTTCTCTGGGAATTGTACCATGGAAGATGCCAAATTGGCCCAGGACTTTCTGGACTCACAG AACCTCAGTGCCTATAACACCCGGCTCTTCAAAGAGGTTGATGGAGAAGGGAAGCCCCACTACGAGGTGCGGCTGGCTTCTGTGCTTGGCTCAG AGCCTTCCCTGGACTCTGAGATGACTTCCAAGCTGAAGAGCTATGAATTCCGGGGAAGCCCTTTCCAGGTGACCCGAGGGGACTATGCGCCCATCCTCCAGAAGGTGGTGGAGCAGCTGGAGAAAGCCAAG GTGTATGCAGCCAATGGCCACCAGGGGCAGATGCTGGCCCAGTATATAGAGAGCTTCACCCAGGGCTCCATCGAGGCCCACAAGAGGGGCTCCCGCTTCTGGATCCAGGACAAAGGCCCCATCGTGGAGAG TTACATCGGGTTCATCGAGAGCTACCGTGACCCCTTTGGTTCCCGAGGAGAATTTGAAG gTTTCGTAGCTGTGGTGAACAAGGCCATGAGTGCCAAGTTTGAGCGGCTAGTGGCGAGTGCAGAGCAGCTGCTGAAGGAGCTGCCCTGGCCCCCAGCCTTTGAGAAGGACAAGTTCCTCACCCCCGACTTCACCTCCCTGGATGTTCTCACCTTTGCTGGCTCCGGCATCCCTGCTGGTATCAATATCCCCAACT ACGATGACCTGAGGCAGACGGAAGGCTTTAAGAACGTGTCGCTGGGGAATGTGCTGGCTGTGGCCTACGACACGCAGCGGGAGAAGCTCACCTTTCTGGAGGAGGATGACAAG GATCTGTACATCCTCTGGAAGGGGCCCTCCTTCGATGTGCAGGTGGGCCTGCATGAGCTGCTGGGCCATGGCAGTGGCAAGCTCTTCGTACAG GATGAAAAAGGAGCATTCAACTTTGACCAGGAGACAGTGATCAACCCAGAGACGGGCGAGCAG ATTCAGAGCTGGTATCGGAGCGGGGAGACCTGGGACAGCAAGTTCAGCACCATCGCCTCCAGCTACGAAGAGTGCCGGGCTGAGAGCGTGGGCCTCTACCTCTGTCTCCACCCGGAAGTGCTGGA GATCTTTGGCTTTGAGGGGGCTGATGCAGAGGACGTGATCTACGTGAACTGGCTCAACATGGTTCGGGCCGGGCTGCTCGCTCTGGAGTTCTACACACCTGAGGCCTCCAACTGGCGACAG GCCCATATGCAGGCCCGGTTTGTGATCCTGAGAGTCTTGCTGGAGGCTGGCGAGGGACTCGTTACCATCACTCCCACCACAGGCTCTGATGGGCGCCCAGATGCCCGGGTCCGCCTCGACCGCAGCAAGATCCGGTCTGTGGGCAAGCCTGCTCTAGAGCGCTTCCTGCGGAGGCTTCAG GTGCTGAAGTCCACAGGGGATGTGGCTGGAGGGCGGGCCCTGTACGAGGGGTATGCGGCAGTCACTGATACGCCCCCGGAGTGCTTCCTCACCCTCAGGGACACAGTGCTGCTGCGTAAGGAATCTCGGAAGCTCATCGTTCAGCCCAACACTCGCCTTGAAG